TCGTTATACCTCCATCACGTACTACGGTATCGCTGATATCGAACACCTGATCAAAACCTTCTTTGCTCATCTGCAAAAACTTTTCCCTAAACCCTGCCAATATTTTAGATTTTTCTGTGGCAGATAAAGACGTCTCTTGCCTTTCAATTTTTGTTTGCGTTTTTGTTTTTGTTTGTGTTTGTTGATTTTTGGCTGTAATGATATCTTGCTTCCAACTGTTGAAATCATCTTGCGTCTTAAATAAATCTCCAGTGACTCCCTGTCCTGCGAGCCGACGATTCATCGTTATACCTTCAGAATGTGCTATGGTATCTGCGCTACTGAACACATAATCAAAATCCTCCTTGTTCATCTGCAAAAATTTTTCCCTCAAATCTGCCAATGTTTTAGGTTCTTTTGGGATTGGTAAAGGTGTCTCTTGCTTTTGTATTTCTGATTTATTCGCTTCTATTACTGATTTTTTATTCGCCCACATAACAAGTGCAGGATGATCTTTATTATCCATTATAAATTGGCGCACTTCTTCATGTTCTAATGCAGGAGCAAAGTCACCTTTACGCCACGCGTAAACGACCGGTGTTACGCTATCTTCATTGAGTTGTTGTCCATGTTTATATAATATCGCCATCAATTGCTGAGAATAATCCGCAATCTTAGCTATAGCATTTGCATTCGTATAAAACTGTTGAAACTCCTTTTGTCCTTTTTCAGTGAGAGGAGTTGTAAAAAAGCTCTTATTTTTATTAATAAAATCGTTGGTTTCTTCTTTTGTTGGCGCAACCATAAAAACCTCCTGAGGACTGTTATAATTTAATTATAGATGAGTAACGAGATCTCAATTACCCAAGTAAGAACAAAAACAACCCCGACCAATCAATAAATTAACATGGTGGGCAAATATTAATTATACGTCAGCGATTAATCATTGAGCATAGTGCGCATTATTTAAAATACCTGGCCAACGTTAATTATGTATGGAAAACAAGGAGGCGCTGACAACGAAGGAGATCCTTCGCTATGCTCTGGATGACCGTATTGTAGGCCGGGCAACAAATTGCCCAATGGTGCTACCTTAATAAAAGGAAGAAAAAATCGTAGCCCGTATTAGTGCAGCATAATACGGGAATACCCTAGCTCAGTGCACTGAAATCCCGGATTACGCTGCGCTCATCCAGGCTACAAAAACTTAAGGTAGCGCCATTGGGCAACATATTGCCCGACGTTGTTGTCCCTGCGTAAAGAGCTTATTTCAAATATTCATAACAACTCCACTCAAGAAAAATATCGCATGATTGAGCCTATGCTAATGATTTTTCTAATAGGCATTTTCTAGGCAATTATTTTTCCAAATCATTGATGAGGTAAAACAATTTAATTAGCATATCATTTCTTACTCTAAAACTAGCGGCAGTTGCTTCCTCTTTACTATCGGTAAGATGGCTTGCAAAGGTAATCACACGGCCATCCTTTTCAATCCAGCCGACGAACCAGCCGTGTTGCAACGGTGATTGTTTGCTTTTATCCTTTGTTGGCTGTCGACCACTACCTGTTTTTCCATACAGTTTCCAACCACCAGCTAACTCTTGGATATATAAAATGTCTTTAGTCATAGCGAACGCTTTAGGACTTACGGGTAATTTTTTATCGATTATTTTCTGCAAAAATTCGATTTGCTCTATTGGCGAAATAGCAAGAGAGCTTGAAAGCCAAGCATGAGTTAATCCATTATTCTTACCCTTGTCACCCGAAACATCCTGGTTACCGTAGTGAAATACATCAACATAATTTTTAAATCGCTTCATCCCTAATTGTTGCGTTAATACTTGCGAATACCAAACACAGGAATCCCTTATCCAAGTGCGCGGATTGTGGGGATCTTTCCATACGTTGAGATAAAGTTCATATTCTTTCTTATAAGGCCATTCCGGATGAAGCGCATCTTTTAATATTCCTGAATCAAATCCCATAAGGCTCAAAGCAATTTTAAAGGTAGATTGTGGCGTATAACGCTGATTACAATTCTCGCCCTCCTGTTTTAACACAGTTTGATTTTCTTTTACCAAAAAGCAGGAGTCTCCAGCCCAGGTAGTAGCACAAGGCAATAATCCCATGCATAACAATGCTATTATTTTCTTCATAACAACCTCACTATCATTTTATTCGTAGCGATAAGGGGCAATTAACGGTATCGCCCCCATAAGATACTTAGCGATTTGCGCTATCCAGACTATTCAGCGCGACGTTACGGAATACCGGAGCTGCCAATTCCCCGCCCGAAGTCAACGTCGCACCATTTTTGCTGAGATGCCCCTCTTCAATCACAACTAACATGACATAACGTGGTGCATCAGCAGGTACATACCCTGCAAACAAGGCAAGATGTTTATCCTTATTTTCGACAACAGTTCCGGTCTTTCCTGCCACAGCAACGCCAGGAATGACTGCGAGCTTGCCGGTGCCGTTGTTAACAGCGTTCTCAAGCATATGAGTTATTGAGTTTGTCGTTTCTTGTGAAATAACAGGCTTATCTCCTCTATCAAACGGACGTCCCTTATTAGCAAGAATGACATAGGCATTTGTTAACGATTCAATGGTGACGGGGATATTCTCACCAAGTGCAGCCTTTGCAAGTTGCAAGTTGTCACTTTGCTTTGCTTGCCACCCAGTATTCATGTCAAAACCAAACTCAGTGAGTTTTTTACGGATTACTGGCGCCCCTGTCTCTTGCGAAACCTTGATAAGGCACACATTAATTGATTTTGCCATAGCTTCTGTTAAAGAAGCAGAGTTGCCATTGGGGTTATAGTTAGTAAATATTTTGCCGTCTATATAATAAGGTGAATGGCAATCATAGCGCTTTGTGGCAGAGCTA
This Legionella fallonii LLAP-10 DNA region includes the following protein-coding sequences:
- the blaOXA gene encoding class D beta-lactamase, producing MKKIIALLCMGLLPCATTWAGDSCFLVKENQTVLKQEGENCNQRYTPQSTFKIALSLMGFDSGILKDALHPEWPYKKEYELYLNVWKDPHNPRTWIRDSCVWYSQVLTQQLGMKRFKNYVDVFHYGNQDVSGDKGKNNGLTHAWLSSSLAISPIEQIEFLQKIIDKKLPVSPKAFAMTKDILYIQELAGGWKLYGKTGSGRQPTKDKSKQSPLQHGWFVGWIEKDGRVITFASHLTDSKEEATAASFRVRNDMLIKLFYLINDLEK